A region from the Acyrthosiphon pisum isolate AL4f chromosome A1, pea_aphid_22Mar2018_4r6ur, whole genome shotgun sequence genome encodes:
- the LOC100165925 gene encoding uncharacterized protein LOC100165925, with the protein MELNDENEPCTVNIPNEKILDQKLNSDDSDDSGVTVKKIEKKDVNVDDEEDDVDIDEDLTVTQTGNMCILAENSLCDKGEDEWLIDEDSDHSLEFDLSLSTSKEYKEDKNTNSKSPKFTSGSKINEPIPNVKETKEESDVQKVSPEMIRHLQKYTNLTLNEIYRPPHSIILGPTPSTNLPGPSSSTSIPGPSGSINLPGPSSSINLPGPSSSNSIPDPSGSINLPGPSSSINLPGPSSSTSIPGPSCSTNLSGSINLPGPTSSINLPGPSSSTSIAGPSGSINLPGPSSSTSIPGPSCSTGFSGSPCGFSSRQFPSLLDDEDLDDINLSKKQQVLLISSFYNKMFMNDCGKQENSELNQDIEISNLEDCDYVKHYISEYTNLKISDEEPETENTEYFVEDPDIVNPDIMYNIDLNEYYNELDLLALKVLKTPDDPTGLVEYNQLPPIPQIEQTRRKFTRSERFRFANGIMENEYQIDRDDWNKIMVKRSVVFTAHAGFSIANEESLYVLADVAIDYVKKLALIMKKHFDIQANSPYPDSVDPIDNSLQEIGVKGGIRELIEHYENDVFGRRNKLLKKCQHLKKVIDRQINDIIKPQNVNPEDFEEEYLTNEVEENILSKEMDAITEEEKTEIESGIEEVIIETQYCTDENIFIDTEIEQIDPIYVDSTDFEVKINNGSKNIKNIKTNAMNIKDKKINSSKIPDSDNLKEFDLLKPLVDPTEYTKYGHSGGKEKITECKQPCASESDPDPPKPEKSLDLGTPKKVMKYLYSPLEVSPQVQLDVPVEDENDLGLSRMTDQLDEDFETSFTDDNVQTIYVHTMSDIDEAMSLYDDNADNYLDNTVQIIPVANENDDSDSNIDYDIVSVHSFI; encoded by the exons ATGGAACTTAATGATGAAAATGAACCATGCACTGTAAACATACCTAATGAAAAAATCCTAGATCAGAAACTAAATTCTGATGATTCAGATGATTCTGGTGtcactgtaaaaaaaattgaaaaaaaagatgTTAATGTTGACGATGAAGAAGATGATGTTGACATCGATGAAGACTTGACCGTGACACAGACGGGGAATATGTGTATATTGGCAGAAAATTCGTTGTGTGATAAAGGAGAAGATGAATGGTTAATTGATGAAGATAGTGATCACTCTCTTGAATTTGATTTAAGTTTATCAACTTCTAAAGAATATAAGGAggataaaaatactaattcaaaATCACCAAAGTTCACCTCTGGCTCTAAAATAAACGAACCAATTCCCAATGTTAAAGAAACTAAAGAAGAATCAGATGTCCAGAAAGTATCTCCAGAAATGATTAGACATCTACAAAAATACactaacttaactttaaatgaaatatatcgCCCACCACATTCAATCATACTTGGTCCAACACCTTCAACAAACTTACCTGGTCCATCAAGTTCAACCAGCATACCTGGTCCATCTGGTTCAATCAACTTACCTGGTCCATCATCTTCAATAAACTTACCTGGTCCATCGAGTTCAAACAGCATACCTGATCCATCTGGTTCAATCAACTTACCTGGTCCATCATCTTCAATAAACTTACCTGGTCCATCGAGTTCAACCAGCATACCTGGTCCATCATGTTCAACCAACCTATCTGGTTCAATCAACTTACCTGGTCCAACATCTTCAATAAACTTACCTGGTCCATCGAGTTCAACCAGCATAGCTGGTCCATCTGGTTCAATCAACTTACCTGGTCCATCTAGTTCAACAAGCATACCTGGTCCATCGTGTTCAACCGGCTTCTCTGGTTCACCTTGTGGTTTTTCTTCACGTCAATTTCCTAGTTTACTTGATGATGAAGATTTAGATGATATTAATTTGAGTAAAAAACAACAAGTACTACTTATAAGtagtttttacaataaaatgtttatgaacgATTGTGGTAAACAAGAAAATAGTGAACTAAATCAAGATattgaaatatcaaatttagaagATTGTGattatgttaaacattatatatcagagtacacaaatttaaaaatttctgaTGAAGAACCAGAAACCGAAAATACTGAATATTTTGTAGAAGACCCAGATATTGTTAACCCcgatataatgtacaatattgatcttaatgaatattataatgagttgGATCTTTTagctttaaaagttttaaaaacacCTGATGATCCAACAGGATTGGTTGAATACAATCAATTGCCTCCTATTCCTCAAATTGAACAGACACGTCGAAAATTTACTCGAAGCGAACGTTTTAGATTTGCAAATGGTATTATGGAAAACGAGTACCAAATTGATCGTGATGACTGgaataaaataatggtaaaacgaTCTGTAGTATTCACAGCTCATGCTGGATTTAGTATAGCAAACGAAGAGAGCTTATATGTTTTAGCAGATGTAGCTATTGattacgtaaaaaaattggctcttattatgaaaaaacattttgatattcaAGCAAATAGCCCATATCCAGATAGTGTTGATCCAATTGATAATAGTCTTCAAGAG ATTGGTGTAAAAGGTGGTATAAGAGAACTGATTGAACATTATGAAAATGATGTTTTTGGTAGACGTAACAAGCTTTTAAAGaaatgtcaacatttgaaaaagGTTATTGATCGCCAAATCAACGATATAATTAAACCCCAAAATGTCAACCCTGAGGATTTTGAAGAAGAATACTTAACTAACGAagtagaagaaaatattttatcgaaagAAATGGATGCAATAACAGAAGAAGAAAAAACTGAAATTGAGTCAGGAATTGAAGAAGTTATAATTGAAACACAATATTGTACagatgaaaatatattcatagaTACTGAAATCGAGCAGATAGATCCTATCTATGTTGACAGTACAGATTTTGAAGTGAAGATAAATAAtggttcaaaaaatattaaaaatataaaaaccaatgcaatgaatattaaagataaaaagataaacagttcaaaaattcCAGACTCTGATAATTTAAAGGAATTTGATCTTTTAAAACCATTAGTTGATCCTACAGAATATACTAAGTATGGACATTCTGGTGGAAAGGAAAAAATTACCGAGTGCAAGCAACCTTGTGCTTCAGAGAGTGATCCTGATCCTCCAAAACCAGAAAAATCATTAGACCTAGGTACTCcgaaaaaagtaatgaaatACCTCTACTCACCATTAGAAGTATCACCACAAGTACAGCTAGATGTACCTGTTGAAGATGAAAATGATCTTGGACTTAGTAGAATGACAGATCAATTAGATGAAGATTTTGAGACTTCGTTCACAGACGACAATGTCCAAACAATATATGTCCATACAATGTCTGATATCGATGAGGCAATGTCTTTGTATGATGATAATGCTgacaattatttagataatactGTTCAAATCATTCCTGTAGCTAATGAGAATGATGATTCCGATTCAAACATTGATTATGATATAGTCTCTGTGCATTcttttatttaa